From a single Ornithorhynchus anatinus isolate Pmale09 chromosome 4, mOrnAna1.pri.v4, whole genome shotgun sequence genomic region:
- the STXBP3 gene encoding syntaxin-binding protein 3 isoform X2, producing the protein MSRYKPRFICSLAPSHFAPVFIRRWDRPVVENVYKSREPVAQMKALYFITPSQKSVDGLIRDFPVKSDAKYKAAYIYFTDFCPDSLFNKIKSSCSKSIRRCKEINISFFPLESQVFALDIPNAFYSCYSPDEDSANGKDATMEAMAEQIVTLCATLDENPGVRYKSKPLDNASKLAQLVEKKLENYYKIDEKSQVKGKTHSQLLIIDRGFDPVSTVLHELTFQAMAYDLLPIENDTYKYKTDGPSGKEKEAVLEEDDDLWVRIRHRHIAVVLEELPKLMKEISSSKKATEGKASLSALTQLMKKMPHFRKQITKQVVHLNLAEDCMSKFKPEIEKLCKTEQDLALGTDAEGQKVKDSMRVLLPVLFNKNLDNYDKIRAILLYIFSSNGTTQENLDKLVQNVKLENDGDMIRNWSYLGVPIVPQSQQGKLLRKDRSAEETFQLSRWTPIIKDIMEDAIDNRLDSKEWPYCSQCPLVWNGSGAVSARQKHRTNYLDDRKNGSKLIVFVIGGITYSEMRCAYEVSQAHKSCEVIIGSTHILTPKRLLDDLKMLNKPKDKISYVKDEQQLV; encoded by the exons TCTGTAGATGGTTTAATACGTGACTTCCCAGTTAAATCAGATGCCAAGTATAAAGCAGCATACATATACTTCACAGATT TTTGCCCTGACAGTCTCTTTAACAAAATCAAGTCTTCCTGCTCCAAATCCATAAGAAgatgtaaagaaataaatattTCCTTCTTTCCACTTGAGTCTCAG GTATTTGCTCTTGATATACCAAATGCGTTCTACTCCTGTTACAGTCCAGATGAAGACAGTGCAAATGGTAAAGATGCCACTATGGAAGCAATGGCTGAGCAGATTGTTACTCTCTGTGCCACTCTGGATGAAAATCCTGGAGTAAGATACAAAAG taaGCCCCTAGACAATGCCAGCAAGCTTGCCCAACTAGTTGAAAAAAAGCTAGAAAACTACTACAAGATTGATGAAAAAAGTCAAGTAAAG GGTAAAACTCATTCCCAGCTTCTAATAATTGACCGTGGTTTTGATCCAGTCTCCACTGTACTTCATGAGCTCACCTTTCAAGCAATGGCTTATGATCTGCTTCCAATTGAGAATGATACATACAA ATATAAAACTgatggacctagtggaaaggaaaaggaggcagtCCTGGAAGAAGACGACGACCTCTGGGTCAGAATTCGACACCGACATATTGCAGTTGTGCTAGA AGAGCTCCCCAAGCTTATGAAAGAGATTTCATCATCCAAAAAAGCAACAGAAGGAAAG GCTTCACTTAGTGCTCTGACCCAGCTGATGAAGAAGATGCCCCATTTCCGTAAACAGATTACCAAG CAAGTTGTCCATCTTAATTTAGCAGAAGATTGCATGAGTAAGTTCAAGCCTGAAATTGAAAAGCTGTGCAAGACAGAACAG GACCTAGCTCTTGGAACTGATGCAGAGGGACAGAAGGTGAAAGATTCTATGCGAGTGCTCCTTCCTGTTCTCTTCAACAAAAATCTCGACAATTATGATAAAATAAGAGCTATCCTGCTTTATATCTTCAGTAGCAATG GTACAACCCAAGAAAATTTGGATAAATTGGTCCAGAATGTCAAGCTAGAAAATGATGGCGACATGATCCGTAACTGGAGTTATCTGGGTGTACCTATTGTTCCCCAA TCTCAGCAGGGGAAACTGTTGAGAAAAGACCGCTCTGCCGAAGAAACATTTCAGTTATCTCGATGGACACCTATTATCAAGGATATCATGGAA GATGCCATCGACAACAGATTAGATTCCAAGGAATGGCCTTATTGCTCTCAGTGCCCTCTGGTGTGGAATGGCTCAGGAGCTGTCAG tgccCGCCAGAAACACAGGACAAATTATTTAGATGATCGAAAGAATGGGTCAAAGCTAATTGTCTTTGTAATTGGAGGAATTACATATTCAGAGATGCGCTGTGCTTATGAAGTTTCTCAGGCACATAAATCTTGTGAAGTTATTATTG GTTCTACTCATATTTTGACACCCAAAAGGCTGTTGGATGATTTAAAGATGCTGAACAAACCCAAGGATAAAATCTCCTATGTTAAGGATGAGCAGCAGCTTGTTTGA